The Methylomagnum ishizawai genome has a window encoding:
- a CDS encoding type I secretion system permease/ATPase: protein MTPSQGNGRSSFAESDLGKAFAACKGSFMFAGFFSLFVNLLLLVPSFYMMAVYDKVIGSGSESTLFMLTLIAVFLFLVMGGLEWVRSQILISTSTRLDQLLGNRVFDSVFAQALATGGRMATAQPLGDLLQLRQFLTGPGLFAFFDAPWMPIYLVLMFLFHWAFGALAVVSAIVLGVLAVWNELATRSHLEQANREAAEASQFTQRNLRNAEVIEAMGMHEPLRARWQQKQVKMLSLQGHASAKAGLISMLGKTYRLTIQSLALGLGAYLALHKEITPGLMIGGSILLGRALAPLDLMISNWRGFLTAREAYHRLDRLLAAVPERQPPMPLPAPQGRIALEQLVIVPPGAQEPVIKGINLVLEPGTQLAIIGPSAAGKSTLVRGILGLYRPAKGCVRLDGADILHWDRRQLGQYIGYLPQDVELLDGTVSENIARFGEIDPEKVVAAAKAAGIHDMILRLPQGYDTRLLGNGGVLSAGQQQRLGLARALHGDPRVVILDEPNSNLDQAGDMALIATLAELKRQGKTVIVITHRTNMLAQVDNVLMLVEGQVALCGPRDEVLAKLNQPQQTAQPRPVQPAAPARIGQAASS, encoded by the coding sequence ATGACCCCATCCCAAGGCAACGGTCGGTCCAGTTTCGCGGAATCCGACCTGGGCAAGGCTTTCGCGGCCTGCAAAGGCTCGTTCATGTTCGCCGGATTCTTCAGCCTGTTCGTCAACCTGCTGTTGCTGGTGCCGTCGTTCTACATGATGGCGGTCTACGACAAGGTTATCGGTAGCGGCAGCGAATCCACCCTCTTCATGCTGACTTTGATCGCGGTATTCCTGTTCCTGGTGATGGGTGGGTTGGAATGGGTGCGCTCGCAAATCCTGATTTCCACCAGCACCCGGCTGGATCAATTGCTGGGGAACCGGGTGTTCGATTCGGTGTTCGCCCAGGCGCTGGCGACCGGCGGGCGGATGGCGACCGCCCAGCCTTTGGGCGATTTGCTGCAACTGCGCCAATTCCTGACCGGGCCGGGTTTGTTCGCCTTTTTCGACGCGCCTTGGATGCCGATTTATCTGGTGTTGATGTTCCTGTTCCATTGGGCCTTCGGCGCATTGGCGGTGGTGTCCGCCATCGTCCTGGGCGTGCTGGCGGTGTGGAACGAACTCGCCACCCGTTCCCATCTGGAACAGGCCAACCGCGAGGCGGCGGAGGCCAGCCAATTCACCCAGCGCAACCTCCGCAACGCCGAGGTGATCGAGGCCATGGGCATGCACGAACCGCTGCGTGCCCGTTGGCAACAGAAACAGGTGAAAATGCTGTCCCTGCAAGGCCACGCCAGCGCCAAGGCCGGCTTGATTAGCATGTTGGGGAAAACCTACCGCCTCACCATCCAATCGCTGGCCTTGGGTTTGGGCGCGTATCTGGCCTTGCACAAGGAAATCACGCCGGGCTTGATGATCGGTGGTTCCATCCTGCTGGGCCGGGCCTTGGCCCCTTTGGATTTGATGATCAGCAATTGGCGCGGTTTCCTCACCGCCCGCGAAGCCTATCACCGGCTGGACCGCTTGTTGGCGGCGGTGCCGGAGCGCCAACCCCCCATGCCCTTGCCCGCGCCGCAAGGCCGCATCGCCCTGGAACAATTGGTCATCGTCCCGCCCGGCGCCCAGGAGCCGGTCATCAAGGGCATCAACCTGGTGCTGGAACCCGGCACCCAACTCGCCATCATCGGACCCAGCGCCGCCGGCAAATCGACCCTGGTGCGCGGCATCCTGGGGCTATACCGCCCGGCCAAGGGCTGTGTGCGGCTGGACGGGGCCGATATCCTGCACTGGGACCGTAGGCAACTCGGCCAATACATCGGCTATCTACCCCAGGATGTGGAATTGCTGGACGGTACGGTCAGCGAGAACATCGCCCGCTTCGGCGAGATCGACCCGGAAAAAGTGGTCGCCGCCGCCAAGGCCGCCGGTATCCACGACATGATCCTGCGCCTGCCGCAGGGCTACGATACCCGGCTGCTCGGCAACGGCGGCGTGTTGTCGGCGGGACAACAGCAGCGCTTGGGGCTGGCCCGCGCCCTGCACGGCGATCCCCGCGTCGTCATCTTGGACGAACCCAATTCCAACCTCGACCAAGCCGGCGACATGGCTTTGATCGCCACCCTGGCCGAACTCAAGCGCCAGGGCAAGACCGTGATCGTCATCACCCATAGGACCAATATGCTGGCCCAGGTGGATAACGTGTTGATGCTGGTCGAGGGGCAGGTGGCCCTGTGCGGCCCCAGGGACGAGGTGCTGGCCAAGCTGAACCAACCCCAGCAAACCGCCCAGCCGCGCCCGGTCCAGCCCGCCGCGCCCGCCCGCATCGGGCAGGCCGCTTCCTCCTAA